Proteins from a genomic interval of Chryseobacterium indologenes:
- the fabG gene encoding 3-oxoacyl-ACP reductase FabG: MKCAIVTGGSRGIGRAICIKLAEEKNYHILINYTSNEAAAKETLAKVEELGATGEILKFDVGNTDETQHILTDWQERNSDAVVEVIVNNAGITKDGLFMWMQKEDWNSVINTSLDGFFNVTNFFIQKLLRNKYGRIINMVSVSGVKGTAGQTNYSAAKGALVGATKALAQEVAKRNITVNAVAPGFIKTDMTQEFNEDELKAMIPANRFGEAEEVADLVAFLASKKASYITGEVININGGIYS; this comes from the coding sequence ATGAAATGTGCAATTGTAACAGGAGGCTCCCGCGGAATCGGAAGAGCCATCTGTATAAAACTGGCTGAAGAGAAAAACTATCATATACTGATCAACTACACTTCCAACGAAGCTGCAGCAAAAGAAACATTGGCAAAAGTAGAAGAATTGGGTGCCACAGGAGAAATTCTTAAATTTGATGTAGGAAATACAGATGAAACGCAACATATTCTGACTGACTGGCAGGAAAGAAACTCTGATGCCGTGGTAGAAGTGATCGTAAATAACGCCGGAATTACAAAAGACGGTCTGTTTATGTGGATGCAAAAGGAAGACTGGAACTCTGTAATCAATACAAGTTTAGACGGCTTTTTCAATGTGACCAACTTCTTTATTCAAAAATTACTTCGTAACAAATACGGAAGGATTATTAACATGGTTTCAGTTTCAGGAGTAAAAGGAACAGCAGGGCAGACCAATTATTCTGCTGCAAAAGGAGCGCTGGTTGGCGCTACAAAAGCTCTTGCGCAGGAAGTTGCCAAAAGAAATATTACCGTAAATGCAGTAGCTCCGGGATTCATTAAAACAGATATGACCCAGGAATTTAATGAAGATGAACTGAAGGCAATGATTCCCGCAAACAGATTTGGAGAAGCAGAAGAAGTAGCTGACCTTGTCGCATTTTTAGCCTCAAAAAAAGCCTCTTATATCACGGGAGAAGTTATAAATATTAACGGAGGAATTTATTCATAA
- a CDS encoding aromatic amino acid lyase, with product MKINNFLELKDFQKIIIENEKIELDESLLSKVDRSYQFLKEFSKNKVIYGVNTGFGPMAQFKISDEDTLQLQYNLIRSHSSGIGIPLPAEEVKACMLARLNTLSLGNSGVHQSVIYLLQELINRDITPLIFEHGGVGASGDLVQLAHLALVLIGEGEVFYKGERKSTQEVFKIESLEPIQVEIREGLALMNGTSVMSGIGIVNAYKANLLTDISIKLSCAINEIVQAYDDHLSEALNGTKRHYGQQKIAERMRAHLADSKLIRKRADHLYTHFEEQEKVFKEKVQEYYSLRCVPQILGPVLDTLEYTEKVLENEINSANDNPIINVEDQHVYHGGNFHGDYISLEMDKLKIVVTKLTMLAERQLNYLLNAKINEILPPFVNLGKLGFNFGMQGVQFTATSTTAESQMLSNPMYVHSIPNNNDNQDIVSMGTNAAVICRKVIENAFEVLAIEAITIIQAIEYLGFQDKVSSSTKGLYDDIRKIIPAFSDDMVMYPYLEEVKKYLKTM from the coding sequence ATGAAAATAAATAACTTTTTAGAACTGAAAGATTTTCAAAAAATAATCATTGAAAATGAAAAAATAGAACTGGATGAATCCCTTTTATCAAAAGTAGATAGGAGCTATCAGTTTCTAAAGGAATTTTCAAAAAATAAAGTAATATATGGTGTGAACACAGGTTTCGGACCAATGGCCCAGTTTAAAATCAGTGATGAAGACACTCTTCAGCTTCAGTATAACCTGATAAGAAGCCATTCGTCGGGAATCGGAATACCTTTACCGGCAGAAGAAGTTAAAGCCTGTATGCTCGCAAGGTTGAATACCCTGTCATTGGGGAATTCCGGAGTACATCAGTCGGTTATTTATCTTCTTCAGGAATTGATTAACAGAGATATTACCCCGCTTATCTTTGAACATGGAGGAGTCGGTGCAAGTGGTGACCTTGTTCAGCTGGCTCACCTGGCATTGGTATTAATTGGGGAAGGAGAAGTTTTCTACAAAGGTGAAAGAAAATCTACTCAGGAGGTTTTTAAGATAGAGAGTCTGGAACCTATACAGGTAGAAATCCGCGAAGGACTTGCTCTGATGAACGGAACTTCCGTGATGTCCGGAATCGGTATTGTAAATGCTTACAAAGCTAATTTATTAACAGATATATCCATTAAGCTTTCTTGTGCAATCAATGAGATTGTTCAGGCCTATGATGACCATTTATCAGAAGCGTTAAACGGAACCAAAAGACATTACGGTCAGCAGAAGATTGCAGAAAGAATGCGTGCCCACCTGGCTGACAGTAAGCTGATCAGAAAAAGAGCTGATCATTTGTATACCCACTTTGAGGAACAGGAGAAAGTTTTTAAAGAAAAAGTTCAGGAATATTATTCATTACGATGTGTCCCACAGATTTTAGGACCCGTGCTGGATACCCTGGAATACACGGAGAAGGTATTGGAGAATGAAATTAATTCTGCCAATGACAATCCGATTATCAATGTTGAAGATCAGCATGTTTACCACGGAGGAAACTTTCACGGGGATTACATTTCTCTGGAAATGGATAAGCTTAAAATCGTGGTGACCAAGCTGACAATGCTCGCAGAAAGACAGCTGAACTACCTGTTGAATGCTAAAATCAATGAAATCTTGCCTCCTTTTGTAAATTTAGGTAAATTAGGTTTCAATTTCGGGATGCAGGGTGTACAGTTTACGGCAACTTCCACTACGGCAGAAAGCCAGATGTTGTCGAATCCTATGTATGTTCACAGTATTCCGAATAATAATGACAATCAGGATATCGTTAGTATGGGTACCAATGCTGCAGTGATCTGTAGAAAAGTTATTGAAAATGCTTTTGAGGTATTGGCGATCGAAGCAATTACCATTATTCAGGCTATTGAATATCTTGGTTTCCAGGATAAGGTATCATCTTCCACCAAAGGATTGTATGATGATATCAGAAAGATTATTCCTGCATTTTCCGACGATATGGTGATGTACCCGTATCTGGAAGAAGTGAAGAAATATTTAAAGACCATGTAA
- a CDS encoding tryptophan 7-halogenase: protein MSKESVDVLVIGAGPSGCVSSSYLKKNGVNVKVVEKTKFPRLVVGESLIPRVMDHFDEAGLFPALDKMGFEKKLGARFLRGDEVCIFDFSNKFGEGWDWTWQVPRADFDNTLAQEVINKGIDLEFETEVIDIKFNGTDSITTVRNNNGETKEIHARFVIDSSGYGRVLPRLLDLEKPSKLSPHSAIFSHVKDINREEGEEGTLISFDIIETEVWLWVIPFSNGNTSVGIVGPTDYIEKLSDNGDAAEALRKAISLSDYYVKRFGDIDFLFEPRHLKDYSCSVKSLFGEGFALTGNASEFLDPVFSSGMAFATESGMQAAKLALRQLNGEKINWQTEYADYILYGVDVFTTYVKEWYTGNLQELFFHQPENPDVKKKICAVLAGYVWNKDNPFVKKHDTVIKNLANLIKSEKQEHNQS from the coding sequence ATGAGCAAAGAATCTGTTGACGTTCTTGTAATCGGAGCCGGGCCCTCCGGATGCGTGTCTTCTTCCTACTTAAAGAAGAACGGCGTCAACGTAAAAGTTGTTGAAAAAACAAAATTTCCAAGACTGGTAGTAGGGGAAAGCTTAATTCCAAGGGTCATGGACCACTTTGATGAGGCGGGGCTTTTTCCTGCATTAGACAAAATGGGTTTTGAAAAAAAGCTTGGTGCACGTTTCCTTCGAGGGGATGAAGTCTGCATTTTTGATTTCAGTAATAAATTTGGTGAAGGCTGGGACTGGACCTGGCAGGTTCCGAGAGCTGATTTTGATAATACCCTGGCTCAGGAGGTTATTAATAAGGGTATCGATCTTGAATTTGAAACAGAAGTTATAGATATTAAGTTTAACGGAACAGATTCTATAACTACAGTAAGAAATAATAACGGAGAAACCAAAGAGATTCATGCCAGGTTTGTAATTGACTCCAGCGGATATGGAAGGGTTTTACCACGATTATTAGATCTTGAAAAGCCGTCAAAGCTTTCTCCTCACTCGGCAATTTTCTCTCATGTGAAAGATATCAACCGGGAAGAAGGGGAAGAAGGAACTCTAATTTCTTTTGACATTATTGAAACTGAAGTATGGCTTTGGGTTATTCCTTTTTCCAATGGAAATACAAGCGTAGGAATTGTAGGACCTACCGATTATATTGAAAAACTATCTGACAACGGAGATGCTGCCGAAGCGTTAAGAAAAGCGATCTCTCTTTCCGACTATTATGTAAAACGATTTGGAGACATAGATTTCCTTTTTGAACCAAGGCATTTAAAAGATTATTCATGTTCTGTCAAAAGTCTTTTCGGAGAAGGTTTTGCCTTAACGGGTAATGCCTCTGAGTTCCTTGACCCTGTTTTCTCTTCGGGAATGGCTTTTGCCACAGAATCAGGAATGCAGGCTGCGAAACTGGCCCTCAGACAATTAAACGGCGAAAAGATAAACTGGCAGACGGAATATGCAGATTATATTTTATATGGTGTAGATGTTTTCACTACGTATGTGAAAGAATGGTACACCGGAAATCTCCAGGAGCTGTTCTTCCATCAACCGGAAAATCCCGATGTCAAGAAAAAGATCTGTGCCGTACTGGCGGGATATGTCTGGAACAAAGACAATCCTTTTGTAAAGAAGCATGACACGGTTATTAAAAACCTCGCAAACCTCATCAAATCAGAAAAGCAAGAGCATAATCAATCATAA
- a CDS encoding AMP-binding protein: protein MPERFRIPYFESYHNQHSRQYQYPDFYISEIGELSLNALILQSFNLIKYICSKLKSLEFHPSIEKSSIQEITKFQEEKLRELLTYLENHSPFYQKLFREHHIDIRDISTLEDLQKIPTTTKNDLQQNNHDFFCISPDKIVDYSTTSGTLGDPVTFGLSDNDLERLAYNEAISFACAGIQKGDVVQMITTIDKRFMAGLAYFLGLRKMGASVVRMGPGIPELQWDSIFRYQPKYLITVPSFLLKMIDYAEKNGLDYKNSSVYGAVCIGESIKNQDFTDNILSRKIKEKWNIKLFSTYASTEMSTAFTECKYQIGGHHHPELIITEILDDLGTPVKEGESGELTITTLGVEAIPLLRFKTGDIVKAHYEPCQCGRNTMRLGPVIGRMQQMIKYKGTTLYPPALNDILNDFNTILCYQIVIQASEIGLDEIIIKISTEDISENFVNDVRDHFRAKLRVSPKIEIIDFDILSKVVFNPNSRKPVTFIDLR, encoded by the coding sequence ATGCCCGAAAGGTTCAGGATCCCATACTTTGAAAGTTACCACAATCAACACAGCAGGCAATACCAATACCCAGACTTTTACATTTCAGAGATAGGGGAATTGTCTTTAAATGCTTTAATCCTTCAATCTTTTAATTTAATTAAATACATTTGCTCAAAATTAAAATCATTGGAATTTCATCCGTCAATCGAAAAATCTAGCATTCAGGAGATCACAAAGTTTCAGGAAGAGAAGCTTAGGGAACTTTTGACTTATCTTGAAAATCATTCGCCGTTCTATCAAAAACTGTTTCGGGAACATCATATTGACATCAGGGACATCAGTACTTTGGAAGACCTGCAGAAAATCCCTACAACAACAAAAAATGATCTGCAGCAGAATAATCATGATTTTTTCTGTATCAGTCCGGATAAAATTGTTGATTACAGTACTACGTCAGGAACCTTAGGCGATCCCGTGACTTTCGGATTGTCTGATAATGACCTTGAAAGACTGGCTTACAACGAGGCGATATCTTTCGCCTGCGCAGGGATTCAGAAAGGAGATGTCGTACAGATGATCACAACCATTGACAAACGGTTTATGGCCGGGCTGGCCTATTTCCTGGGACTAAGGAAAATGGGAGCCAGTGTAGTGAGAATGGGCCCTGGAATACCTGAGCTTCAATGGGATTCTATTTTCAGATACCAGCCTAAATATCTGATTACCGTTCCTTCATTCTTACTGAAAATGATTGACTATGCGGAAAAGAATGGTCTGGATTATAAAAACTCCAGTGTTTATGGGGCGGTATGTATCGGAGAAAGCATCAAAAACCAGGATTTTACAGATAATATCCTTTCCCGGAAAATTAAGGAAAAGTGGAATATTAAACTTTTTTCAACCTATGCTTCTACGGAAATGAGTACTGCTTTTACCGAATGTAAGTATCAGATTGGCGGGCATCATCATCCGGAGCTGATCATTACAGAAATTCTTGATGATCTGGGAACCCCCGTGAAAGAAGGTGAAAGCGGGGAGCTTACCATTACTACCCTTGGCGTTGAGGCAATTCCTTTATTAAGGTTCAAAACAGGTGACATTGTAAAGGCGCATTATGAGCCGTGTCAATGTGGAAGAAATACGATGAGATTGGGCCCGGTCATTGGGAGAATGCAGCAAATGATCAAGTATAAAGGCACCACATTGTATCCGCCTGCGCTCAATGATATTTTGAATGATTTTAATACTATTTTATGCTATCAGATCGTTATTCAGGCAAGTGAAATTGGACTTGATGAAATTATAATCAAAATAAGCACCGAAGATATCAGTGAGAATTTTGTCAATGATGTTAGAGATCATTTCAGGGCAAAGCTCAGGGTGAGCCCGAAAATAGAGATCATTGATTTTGATATTCTTTCTAAAGTAGTGTTTAATCCCAACAGCAGAAAGCCTGTTACATTCATTGATTTAAGATAA